From Pseudomonas sp. StFLB209, a single genomic window includes:
- a CDS encoding RNA-guided endonuclease InsQ/TnpB family protein — MKATKTLRIRVRDKHAAQLREASRAVNFVWNYVNELSSRSIREHGRFLSAFDIHKYTNGAGKDLGLHSQSVQAVADEYVTRRKQFKKCQLRWRCSGGTRRSLGWVPLKAGAAVWKNGQVVFNKQHFKVWDSYGLAGFKFRSGSFNEDTRGRWYFNVVVEVDRQLSPGQDAVGIDLGLKTTATCSDGDRLESGRFYRDLESALGTAQRAGKKARVRAIHAKVANRRKDALHKFSNALVARCGVIVVGDVNSLKLAKTRMAKSVLDAGWGQLKTMLEYKCDHAGTVFKVVSERNTTQTCSSCKQLPDSRPRGIAGLGIREWTCCGCGVTHDRDVNAAKNILALGHERPIVGIPAL, encoded by the coding sequence ATGAAAGCGACCAAAACCCTCAGGATTCGAGTGCGAGACAAGCATGCAGCGCAGCTGCGTGAAGCTTCTCGTGCTGTGAATTTTGTGTGGAACTACGTAAACGAGTTGAGCAGTCGCTCGATTCGTGAGCACGGTCGTTTTCTGTCGGCGTTCGACATTCACAAGTACACCAACGGGGCTGGCAAGGATCTGGGACTGCACAGCCAATCGGTGCAGGCTGTTGCCGACGAATATGTCACACGGCGCAAGCAGTTCAAAAAGTGCCAGCTACGCTGGCGTTGCTCGGGCGGCACTCGGCGCAGCCTGGGCTGGGTGCCCCTAAAGGCCGGCGCTGCTGTCTGGAAAAACGGCCAGGTCGTCTTCAACAAACAGCACTTCAAGGTCTGGGACAGCTACGGCCTGGCGGGTTTTAAATTCAGATCCGGTAGCTTCAACGAAGACACCCGTGGACGCTGGTATTTCAACGTCGTGGTCGAGGTCGACCGGCAGTTATCGCCAGGCCAGGACGCGGTGGGTATCGACCTCGGACTGAAAACCACGGCCACCTGCAGCGACGGTGATCGCCTTGAAAGCGGCAGGTTCTACCGGGATCTGGAGAGCGCCCTGGGCACGGCCCAGCGCGCCGGCAAGAAAGCCCGTGTGCGGGCGATTCACGCCAAGGTTGCGAACCGTCGCAAGGATGCCCTGCATAAGTTCAGCAACGCGCTGGTCGCGCGTTGTGGCGTCATTGTGGTGGGCGATGTGAACTCACTGAAACTCGCGAAAACCAGGATGGCCAAGTCGGTGCTGGACGCCGGCTGGGGTCAATTGAAAACCATGCTGGAATACAAATGCGATCACGCAGGCACGGTTTTCAAGGTTGTTAGCGAGAGAAACACCACCCAAACCTGTTCGAGCTGCAAGCAATTGCCGGACTCGAGGCCGAGAGGTATCGCAGGGCTTGGAATAAGGGAATGGACTTGTTGTGGGTGTGGTGTCACCCACGACCGCGACGTCAACGCCGCAAAGAACATTCTCGCGCTCGGGCATGAGCGTCCAATTGTGGGAATCCCCGCCCTTTAG